AGAGATCACAGACAGAGGCAGTGACGTTCCTGGCAAATCATGACGACAGCAGAGCCCTCTATGCCATCCCAGGTGAGTAAAATcctcctgcagcttctgcttGTTGTGAGGGGAGGTCAGAAAAGGTATCAGTGGTCAACTCCTGCAAGTGAAGCAGCAATTCCTACAGGACATTCTGTAGTGGATCTGTCCATAGCttagggctgtgctggagacaACAGAGTGACTAAAGTACAGGAAGCCCTTTGGATAGTTGGAATTTGGGCCCTCTGTGATCAGACATAGCCATGTCTGATTTGAGCTGTTGACACACGGATCTCGTACCAAGTTGTATGTAGGCTGTTCTACTTTGTCAGCAGGACAGCTGCATTTATTCCTGTCCTGGGCATTTGCTGCCCAGAGTGTTTTTGGGGCAGTGCAGGCACTTTGCAGGGCAGTATGTGTTTATCAAAAACAGtcattccataaaaaaaaaactcccagGAAAACAGTGACAAGAATCTCCTGACACATCTCCTCTGTTCTTCCTTGCAGTTGTGATATTAACTTTGGCTTCTGCTGCCAAAGTCCTTTTTTTCTCACTAGGGTGATCAATTTTTCTGCCAGGAGACTTTTGAGCTGCTCTTTGCTGGGGAAGTTCCATGgcttttggggtttctttttcagGTTTAGACTATGTAAGCCATGAAGACATCCTTCCCTACAGCTCTACTGATCAAGTGCCCATCCAGCATGAGCTCTTTGAGAGGTTCCTCATGTATGACCAAACAAAAGGTAAGTTCTGGCTTCACAGGGAATTCTTCAGAGCCAGTGCTCTataaaaaatacccaaaccacATCATCTTGGATATGGTATAAAAATCATGTCTAGCTTGGGGTTTGTTACAGTGAAGCTGCCTTTCAGTATTTCAGCATGTGAAAGGAATTGTGTTGAAAGGGGAGCACTCCAGCTACAGTGTTGCCTCTTaccctttccctccccacagTCCCACCTtttgtagcgagggacactcTGTGTGCGTGGCAGGAGAAGAACCACCCCTGGCTGGAGCTCTCAGATGTGCACCGAGAAACCACGGAGAACATCCGTGTCACTGTCATCCCCTTCTACATGGGCATGAGGGTaagtctgtgctgctctggtaATTCTGCCATTTGCTTCACTGGCTTGTTTTTGTAAGACTGGTTTGCTGCCTGAAGATACCTTCTGCTTACTGAAGAATCGACATTTAAGTACAGTTGCCATTTTGTTCTCATGGGTATAAACATGAAACTGTTTTGTCATGTATTTTTGGAGATCAGCTCCTGCATACTGGCTTTTGCTGGTTATCAGTACGATGAGAAATAACCTGCAATGTTCTGCACAACAGTGCTAGCAAGATATTTGAGAATGCTTTTGAATTGGTCCTGTTGCTGCCTCAGTCACGTGAGGTGACGCTGGGGCCATCTGCTCTGTAACAACAGACACATCTTGTTATCCTGCCCATTTCCTGCCTCTAGTTTGGCTTGGAGGGTTTGGCTAAAGCTTTCTGGATTTAGCTGATGACCATGTGCTCTTTATAGCACAGAACTTCACGTGGACTATCCAAAATAATGCAGCTCCAACAGACTCCTgagtgggagagctgggaattccCGCAGTGGTTTGTGATTTCTGAGCACGGTTGTTGGGGAGCCTGAGCTGTGGCAGGTGCACATTTTGGTGTGGATTTGCAACTTTTGTGGAGTCCAGCTGATGTTTGTCAGAAAAACAAGTGCCCGAAGGCAAGGAAAGGGATGTTTCTAAATCTGTGGAAAGTGTGTAATTAACATGGAGATGAACCCTGGAGGTTGTCAGGAGATCCTTGCAAATCTCCAACCTCATGATTACTGTAGAGCAGAGCCAGTTCCAGGCTCTGCTGATGGAAGGCCTCAAGAGAGCAGCTGTCTGTGCTCATGTGAGTTGTCTGCGTCACCCTGGCACGGAGtgagagcccctgtgctggtgctgtgccgACAGCTGAAGCGGTTTTTTGGCACCACATGTCTAAGGACAGCTGCTAAAgtctttttgtttctcttgacAGGAAGCCCAGAATTCCCATGTCTACTGGGTAAGTGCCTTTTGTGTCACGGAGCAGCTAAAGGGAAGGAGTTTATTTGCTGTGGCATCACTGCAGTGTGATAAGCTCTGAGGGAGAGTAGCCCTTGCCTGGCAGCTGTTTCCCAGTATCAGCTGTAGGTTATCAACTGGTTGCAGCTGATACCAGCTCTTGATAAGAGTCTTTCTTTGCAGTGGCGCTACTGTATTCGCCTGGAGAACTTGGACAGTGAAGTGGTGCAGCTCCGAGAACGGCACTGGAGGATATTCAGCTTGTCTGGCACCTTGGAAACAGTCCGGGGCCGTGGGGTTGTAGGAAGGGTAGGTACCAATGCAGTCTTTTTTTGGGAAACATGGCCCTTTTCTGGAGTTCTCTCACTTGGTTGTGTGGATTTGCCAGTAAATTGCTTAGTGGGCACTTGAAGTAGATGGAGTGGGAAACTGGCAATGAAAAAGTCACATGAGCTTTTCATCTGTTGTTCGTCTGCATGAACTGAGACTTCACGCTGAGTATTAGAGGATGATCCTAAATGACTGGTGGttggaaaactgaaataacaACAGGATTCTGGTGCTACTCAGTGGACAAATTGTTTGCTCTGTAATTGGCAGAAGTCCTCCGGTGTAGGTCTCTGGTTTTTCTCATGCTGTATAAATTTCCTGTTGATGCTTGTCTGTGGTAGAATTGCTGATATCCAATGGTCTCTTGTCTTCTCAGGAGCCAGTTTTGTCCAAAGAACAGCCAGCATTTCAGTACAGCAGCCACGTCTCCCTGCAGGCATCCAGTGGTCACATGTGGTAAGAAGCCCTTATTGGTGCAGCAGTGTTTTGGGTGTAGGACCCCCCCTAACAGTGAGCTGCAGTGCAGTTTGCAGCCTGGGCTTGTGGCTGAAGGCTGGGTGGAAGTGGACTGGGCAGGGCATAGTTGATAGCTAGAATTTGATGAGCTTTTCTCTAGTATCCTAGTTAGTGATAAGATGATCTGCACCAGGAAGTGTTCCAGGATAATTTATCCTTCTGCTGTGGTCTGTGCTAGATTGGATTTAGAGACAAGAAGCAGTTCTCCCTTTTGGTCCTTGGTGCAAAAGCCAGGGCCTCGTGCTGGTGATTCCTTCAGCAACAGGGATGTGTGCTCTGGTATCTCCTCTCTTGAGAGAGGATTGGGCTTTAACTCCATCCCTGTGCACTTCTGTGTCAGGCATGCAGGGGTTTTCCCAGTTCAGACCAGGTAAGGCTTTCCATCTAACTGATGtttaaatttcttcttctgtaaGTACAAGGAGTGAAGTGCCCAGCTGAGTTGTTCTTTCCCTGTGCCTTGGGGTTAAAGCAGCTTCtctttatttgcctttttgctGGGTTAACACATATAGTGTCACCTCTGTGTTGACAAGGACTGCACAGCCACCTCTTTTATATAACTTCTATATAACAGgtatttgtgcattttttaaggaaatgtcCCTCAGAGTTAAGTTGCCTTTGAGttgggaaaagcagaagagcaGCTCTTTGCATATAGGGCATACCTACCTTGTTTGCCatgtgaaaatgttttgaattgCCTGAATGGATGCCCTGGGGAATAAAACCTGGTGGTCTAGtaatttttccctctgtgcataCATCCTGAAGACAGACAAAGCTTCTGCAGCTCAGAAGCTGCTCAGCTTGACTTCTGGTGTCCAGTTGTGTCCTCTCTGTCCTGAGAACCTGTTAATTTACCTCCACAACCCTCTTGCCCATGTTGTGTTCTGCAGTACAGTCAGCTGTAGCTCAGAGCAGTAAACAAATGGTTGTACCAGGACAGGCAGGTTCTGTTCTGAAAGGCAAAGCTGAAGCTATTCCAAATTACATCTGTGATGGGATTTCTTAATACTATAGACAACCAGAGGAGCTCCTGCCAAGAAATACAAATGTGAATTTACGTGTAGCCAGTTTGTAAAAATAGCTCAGATGGCTCTGTCTCCTGGGGAGTGGGAGTTGGGTAAACATTGCTGCAGGTGCATGGAGGGTGCTTGACCCCTTTGGGCTGCAATCATCACAGCTTAGTGCAGGAAATTTGTCAGGGATGTGATGTAAAACTGCCCAGAAGTCCTCCATAAATGAGCTACCTTGGCAGCAGATGTTTGCAGTTGAACCCATGTCCTTGCTGCTGTACCAGCCTCGCAGGTGGGCCCCCAGGATATGGAAGAGCTCAGGTCTTAGCTTCTTGTTGATGCTTCCTAGGTGTGTTTGTCCCTGGCCTCAACGTCATCTCTGACATTACTTTTGCAGGGGCACTTTCCGATTTGAGAGGCCTGATGGCTCCCACTTTGATGTCCGAATCCCACCCTTTTCCCTGGAAAGCAACAAAGATGAGAAGACCCCTCCCTCCGGCCTTCACTGGTAGATCAGAGCAAGTGCCCAGACCCACGGAGGCCTGTGTGTGTTGTAGACCTTTGCCTCCCCTTTATACTGCAGCCGAGAACACAGagcttttaaacattttaaaccatttttgtTTTAACCGTTGTCTGCCGGGGAGGCTTTTTTTGGAACTTTACTACTGGCTCTTCTCTCAGGCTGCTTGTAAAACATAAGCTGTGTTCCAGGTAACCCTTCCCTCTGTGGCACCTGCTGGGTGTTTGGGGCTGAGGGCTGTAgaactgtgctgctgcagaagacTGGCCCCCTTCAGCAGACCCTGGACCCTTTCCAATGTGTTGTGACTTCTCTGCAATGTGAGGTTTCTCAATAAACTGGCCCTTCCAGTTGCAACCAGGTCTTCCTTCCTAAACCAAGGCCATGGCTTTGcatccagcctgtcccagcTTGTTGCTCCCCCTGTGTGGAGTGAGCCCAGAGTTCTTGCTgcttcagaagcagctgctcctcctttAGGGAACAGGAATGTGAGCTCAGCtttcctgcagtgcagctgctttTTGGGATTCAGCcagggttggagcagcctgagctgCATTCATGGCACAGCTTGTCTGGGCTTTGCTGTGATAcaaattgtgtttttttttttttttttttttttttttttttttttttttttgagaagaggGCGCAGAGGGGACAACGTGGGTGACATACAGTGCTGTTAcagtgtcctgtgcagggcacCAGCCTTAATGTTGTGATGGTACAGGAGAGCTGAGGGGAGCCCTCCCCCTGCCAGGTCTTTGCCTTCCTGCAGGGATTTACATCTCAGCTGCTGGAGGGTTCTTCCCTGTTCACACTGTGGCTGTGTCTGTATTTCCTTGATGGTTTCTGCTTTGACAGGAATGCTTGTTTTCTCCTGGAATGCTGTCAGTCGGTGAGGCAGTGCTTGGCTTTCTGCTCCTGCTTGCTCTGCTCGGCAGGTTGTGATTTTTCGGTGGCATATGTCTGGAGGGCCCTTTGGGACTGTGGAGGTCAGTGAAATCCTGTAAGATGACAATGTATGGATGTGTGGGaaagccagagcagctgtgaggaTTGCAAAGATCATCACCCTCTGTGCTGTGGGACCCTTCTGGCTGTCTCTGGGTTTTCAGACTTGTGGGTGAATTGGGAGGCAGAAGTACTTGGCTTCGTGGTAACCCTGAGGACAGAGTTTCCAaccttcctcctttccctaGTCTTGCTTGAATGACAGGGTGTAACTAACTCACAGGATGTTTTCCTTGATTTAGAAGTATCCCAGTTGTTCCCTTTTCCCCGGAACTCCTTCTGAGCAGCCTGTTTGCCTTTGGCTCTGCAAGGCAGTGCTGTGGGCAAACAGCATTTGGGGGAGACTCTCATGCTATCCCACAGCCAGTGGATTCCTATTTAGAGACACTTAATCACTGCAATGTTTATCTGTGACCAGTCTCTtcaattttctgtcttctttcctCTCAGGAAGTATGTGCTCATATTTTAGAGTTTCAGAGGTTTAAACAGTCAGTCTGCTTTTAGGGGTAGGAAAGGATCCCTAAAGACCATTCACAGCTGACAACCCTACACTGCTGCTGTCATGCTGATTTCCTctcaggaggaggaggtgggaagATGCCTCAAGTTCAGAGGCAGCAAGAACCTGCTGTTTCCTTCCCATGCAGCTGCCCTGCCTCTCCCTCGGGTTGCTTCAGTGTTACTGGCGATCCCAACATCCCTGTCAATGTTTAACCTCGCTGCTCAGCCACGCGGCTCTGATGCTTCCTGTAACCAGCAGAGAGCTGCACCCCTAAGGGATGGAGTGGTCCCGGGACAGGGCCTctgctggggtttggggtgatgtCCCACGGGGGCTGAGGCCTCTACCTAGGAACGGACATTCCTGGCTGG
The sequence above is drawn from the Cinclus cinclus chromosome 22, bCinCin1.1, whole genome shotgun sequence genome and encodes:
- the POLDIP2 gene encoding polymerase delta-interacting protein 2; its protein translation is MSGGAARRYVAAALGRARARGPPPLWEQSPARHLRVLGTGAAAALPPLLLPPRRHLSSRNRPEGKVLETVGVFEAPKQHGKYETGQLFLHSVFGYRGIVLFPWQARLYDRDVASPVTEKSENVAGHGSKEVKGKTHTYYQVLIDARDCPHISQRSQTEAVTFLANHDDSRALYAIPGLDYVSHEDILPYSSTDQVPIQHELFERFLMYDQTKVPPFVARDTLCAWQEKNHPWLELSDVHRETTENIRVTVIPFYMGMREAQNSHVYWWRYCIRLENLDSEVVQLRERHWRIFSLSGTLETVRGRGVVGREPVLSKEQPAFQYSSHVSLQASSGHMWGTFRFERPDGSHFDVRIPPFSLESNKDEKTPPSGLHW